The Streptomyces achromogenes DNA segment CTACGAGGAACCCCTCCAGTTCCTCTGGCCGAGTCTGACGCTCGGTGTCATCACCGCCTCTCTGGTCCTGCTCGGCAACTCGCTGCGGGACGTACTGGAGGGCGGGCGGCCAGGGCCGTCCAGGATCACCGCGCCCGCGCCTCGGCCGGCGACCGGACTCACGACCGGGGCAGGGCCTCCAGGACTGTTGACCGTCGAGGACCTTGCCCTCGCCTACCCGACTTCCTCGGGCGAGTTGAAAGAGGTGGTCAGTGGGGTCACCCTGAGCCTGGAGGCGGGAGAGACGCTCGGGCTCGTCGGCGAATCGGGGTCGGGCAAGACACAGACCGCGTTCGCGATCCTCGGTGTACTGCCCGCGGAAGCGGTCGTCACCCGCGGCTCGGTCCGCCTCGACGGGCGCGAACTCCTGGGCCTGAGCGAGCGCGAACTGTGCAACGTGCGCGGAAGGGCCGTGGCGTACGTGCCTCAGGAGCCCATGTCCAACCTCGACCCCTCCTCCACCGTGGGCTCACAACTGGTCGAGGGGATCCGCACGGCGACACCGATGTCGCGGCGTGAGGCCGGCGAACGCGCACTTGCCCTGCTCGACCGAGTCGGAATCTCGGATCCCCGGCGGGTGTTCGCGTCGTACCCGCATCAGATATCCGGCGGCATGGCGCAGCGCGTCCTCATCGCGGGCGCCGTCGCGAGCCGGCCGTCGCTGCTCATCGCCGACGAACCGACCACCGCCCTGGACGTGACCGTGCAGGCGGAGATCCTCGACCTGCTGCGCGACCTGCGCAAGGAACTGAACATGGCGCTGCTGCTCGTGACCCATGACTTCGGCGTGGTCGCCGACAGCTGTGACCGCGTCGCCGTCATGCGGCAGGGCGAGATCGTCGAGACCGGGGACGTGCTCGACCTGTTCACCGCGCCCGGGCACCCGTACACCCGCACGCTCCTCGACTCGCTCCCCGACGAGCACTCGATGCGCACCGACCAGCCCGGTGTCGCCGACGAGTCCTGGCAGAAGGAGACGCGATGACGGCGCCACTGCTCGACCTGAGCGGCCTGCGGGTCACCTATCCCGGCCGCGGCTTCAGGGCCCGCCCCCACGAGGTGCTGCACGGGGTGTCCCTGCTGGCCCGCGAGGGCGAGACCCTCGGGATCGTCGGCGAGTCCGGCTCCGGGAAGACGACCCTCGGGCGGGCCGTCCTCGGACTGGTGACACCCAGCGGCGGACACGTCCGGTTCCGGGGCCGGGACATCACCCACGCCTCCCGCAAGGAACGCCGCGCGCTCGCCCGGGACATCCAGGTCGTCTTCCAGGACCCGTACAGCTCACTCAACCCGGCCCTCGCCGTCGGCGACATCCTCAGCGAGCCGCTGACGACGCAAGGTGCCACGACGCGCGAAGCGCGGGCCCGCATCGCGGAGTTGCTGGATCAGGTGGGTCTGCCCAAGGACGCGGCCCGTCGGCTGCCGCGCGAGTTCAGCGGCGGACAGCGGCAGAGGGTGGCGATCGCCCGTGCCCTCGCCTCCGAGCCGAGCCTGATCGTCTGCGACGAACCCGTTTCCGCCCTTGACCTGACGACCCGGGCCCGCGTGCTGGACCTCTTCGTCGACATACAGCGACGTACCTCGGTCGCCTACCTGTTCATCTCGCACGACTTGGCCGTCATCCGGCACGTCAGCCATCGCGTGAGCGTCATGCGAGGCGGTGAGATCGTCGAGACCGGAGACGCCGGGCAGGTGACCTCACTGCCCCGACACCCCTACACCCAGATGCTGTTGCTCGCCGCACCCGTCCCCGACCCTGTCGCACAGCGCGAGCGCCGCGAGGAGCGTCACCGACTTCTGGCGCGCGAACGGGCGGAAACGGGCGCGGTTCGGCGCGTCGAGCAGGGCACCGATCCGGGGCAGTTCGGTTCATGAGCGGTGGCATCGGTGATTGCTCATCCAGCCTGCGGACATCTCCGCGCGATGGCCCGGCGCGGACAAGGAACAGGAATTCGGAGGACCCATGCTGAAGCCCCTCTCCACCGCCACCCGTGAACTGGTGAACCTCGACGGCCTGTGGGACTTCGCCGTCGGCACCGCCGCGGGCGAACACCCCTGGACCGGGCCGCTCGACACCCGTCTGGAAGCCGCCGTGCCCGCCAGCTACAACGACCTGTTCACCGACAGCGCGATCCGTGACCACGTCGGCTGGGTCTGGTACCAGCGCCTGGTGCGTGTGCCCCGTGGCTGGTCGGACGAACGGGTGATGCTGCGTCTGGACGCCGCCACGCACGAGGGCAGGGTGTACGTCGACGACACCCTGGTCGCCGAACACGTCGGCGGATACACGCCGTTCGAGGCCAACATCACCGAACACGTCGCAGCGGGGCAGGAGTTCCGCCTGACGATCGGCGTCAACAACGAACTCACCAACCTGACGATCCCGCCGGGCACGATCACCATCACCGAGGACGGCCGTCGGCAGCAGAAGTACCATCACGACTTCTACAACTACGCCGGCCTCGCCCGCTCGGTGTGGCTGCACAGCGTGCCGCGGGTCCACATCGAGGACATCACCGTCGTCCCCGGCCTCGACTCGACGACCGGGACGGTGGAGTACGAGATCGGGACCAGCGCACCCGCCGCCGTGCGCGTCCGCGTCCTGGACGCCGCGGGCACCGAGGTGGCCGCGGGCGAGGGCGCGAGCGGCACCCTGAGCATCGAGGACGTGACGCCGTGGCGGCCGGGGGCCGCGTACCTGTACGACCTGGTCGCCGAGATCGTGGACGGCGAAGCGGTCCGCGACACTTATCACCAGGCGTTCGGCGTGCGCACCGTCGAGGTCCGGGGGACCAAGTTCCTCATCAACGGCGAGCCCTTCTACTTCACGGGCTTCGGCAAGCACGAGGACACCCCTGTGCGCGGCAAGGGGCACGACGACGCCTACCTGGTGCACGACTTCCAGCTCATGGAGTGGCTGGGCGCCAATTCCTTCCGTACGACGCACTATCCGTACGCCGAGGAGGTGCTGGACTTCGCGGACCGGCACGGGATCGTCGTCATCGACGAAACCGCCGCCGTCGGCCTCAACCTCGCCGTTCAAGGAGGGCTCACCGGCCGCCCGCACCCGCCCACCTACTCGGACGACACCCTCAACGACGACACGCGTGCGGCGCACGCGCAAGCCATCCGGGAGTTGATCGGCCGCGACAAGAACCACCCCAGTGTGGTCATGTGGTGCGTCGCCAACGAGCCGTCCACCCACGAGGACGGCGCACGCGACTACTTCGAACCGCTCGTCGAACTCACCCGCAAGCTCGATCCGACCCGTCCCGTCTGCAGCACGGCCTCACTGCTCACCACGCACGAGAACGACCGTATCGCCGACCTGTTCGACGTCGTGTGCCTCAACCGCTACTACGGCTGGTACATCGCCAACGGTGACCTTGTCACCGCGGAAGCGCTCATGGACTCCGAGCTGCGGGCCTGGGTCGAGAAGCTCGGCAAGCCGATCCTGATGACCGAGTACGGCGCCGACACGCTGCCCGGGCTTCACTCGGTGTGGGACCAGCCGTGGACAGAGGAGTATCAGGTGGCCCATTTGGCGGCCCACCACCGTGCCTTCGACCGTTGCGACGCCGTCGTGGGTGAACACGTGTGGAACTTCGCCGACTTCCAGACCTCCCCCGGTATCCACCGCGTCGACGGCAACCGCAAGGGCGTCTTCACCCGTGACCGCCGTCCCAAGGCCGCCGCTCACGCACTGCGGGCGCGTTGGATCTCTCTCTCCGGCCACAAGCCGTCGAACGACGCCTGACAGGCCTGCCGGACACTGCCGCCATCAGCCCCGGTGTTCATCTTCTCGCAGGGAGCCGGAGATCCCACCATCGACCAGTCTGTCCTCCCCGGGCAGAGCGGTTTCACCGTTCACAGAAGCGAGGTCCTCAACAGATGCCCTTACGTACGCGACGCCCCTTGAAACGAGTGCCGCTGGCCGGAGGCATAGCAGCGATCCTCCTCATCTCCACGCAACCCGATGCGGTTCTGGCGGCAGATACGTCTGAGTCGCCCGCCGGGGTTCGGGTCGACTTCGGCTCGACGGAAGGCCAACTGCCGCGACCGGAGAAGCACAACAACTTCGGGAGCCTCAACTCATGGCCTCAGCAGCGTGCCGACGATGTTGCGTTCCTCAACAAGCAGGGGCTGCACGGCGAGATCTACCGCGTGTGGGTCAGCAGTCCGAAGGCGCCGCCCGAGAGCAACGTCTTCAACCTGTGCCACCTGGAGACGCAGTCCTGCGACCTGTCCATACTGGACGACTACCTCACCGACGCGAGCACCGTGTCCGATGAGCTGCTGGTGAATGTGAACCCCACGGCCTTCGTCGAGGGCAAGAAGCCCTGGAAAGACCTGGCACCGACGCTCGAGCTGATCATCCGCAGCCTCAAAGAGAAGTATCCGCGCGTCAAGTACATCGAAGCGTTCAACGAACCGGACTGGCAGTTCCACGGAGAGCAGCGCCACAACGGACACCCCGCGAACGAGACGACGTTGCAGCCCGACGGTCTGTATCGCTACTACGCGCCGTTCTACGAGGCCGTCAGCAAGGTCAACAAGGGACTGCGACCTGCAGACCGAATCAAGGTCGGCGGGCCGAGTCTCTCGCTGATGGACCCCAAGTGGGTGAAGCCCTTCCTCGACGCGTACGCGGTCGACCGGAACCCGCACAAGCGTCTGGATTTCCTTTCCTATCACTCCTACCTCGAGTGGGACGACGCCTACCAGGTGGCGAAGCCGTACAAGGACGACCTCCGAGTGGTGGCGTCACAGCGGAAGGTCCTCCGGGGATGGCTGGCGGAGCGCCGACTCGACCGGCACCTCCCGGCCTTCATCACCGAAACAGGCATCTACCCCGGACCGAGCTACGACGACACCGACCCCAAGAAGGACTACATCCGGCAAGCAGCCGCCATGGCCACGTACGGCTACCTGTACGCGAACCAGCCCGACACTCACTTGTTCAACTGGTGCGTCCGACACAGGGTCGAGGAACGCAAGGACCAGTTCGTGACCCGCACCCCGAACGGGCCGCTGAAGGACACCTTCACCCCCTACGGGAACATGATGCTGATGCAGTCCAAGATGAAGGACACCAGGGTGTCCGCCGTCGTGGAAGACGCTCTCGAGGGAGACAACGGCCTCTATACGATGGCATCGAAGGACCGCACGGGCGCGTCGCTGATGGTCTGGAACTGGCAGCACGTAGGCGACCGCAGCTATCGGGCCACCGTCAACATGTCCCGGATACCGTCGGAGCTCCGACACAACCAGGTCCGCGAGCGCGTGTACCGGATCGACCAGACGACAAGCAACTACTTCGGTGACCCGGCCAAGGCCGACCTCCAACTGGTCGAGGAGAAGATCGTCAGGCCGGGCAGGACCTACACCGAGACGGTCGACCTCGCGCCCAACGCGATCTACCTGATTCTCCTCGAACGCGCCTGAAGAACAAGGATCGTCCTGAGGCGACACCGGGGCCTCGCTCGGGCTGGTGGATCACCGTATCCACACCGCACGGAAGTGAGGCCCTGTTGATCTTCGGCCGACTCGGATGCCAACCGGTGTTGCCGGGCCCTCTGTCGCCTTGCCCGGGTTCGAGCCCCACGCGCGGAATTGCGCAGGCGTAGTCTCCAGCCCGACGGCGCGTGGCAGGAACCAGAGCGGGACGATCGCTTGCCGATCCAAGAGCGCGCGTGTTCGATTCGCGTCACCCGCACCACGATGAAACCCCCAGGTCGAAGACGTGGGGGTTTCATCGTCACCTTCCAGAGGTCCGCCCCGGCCGAGACGCTCAGCGCGTCACTGGCGGCCGCTGCAGCGGAAGTTGGCGGCGTCGTTCGTGCTGCCGTGTCCGTCGTAGCGGGCTACGGCCGGCCACCGGCACAGTGGCCTGCTCATGGGCCCGTTCTCGGCACGCAGTGTGCTGGGGGCCTTGCCGTGTTCGACCCACTTCACCAGGGCCGCCAGTGGGTCGGCCGGGGCGGCGCCGGAGCCGCCCCTGCAGTGGCCCACGCCGGGGGCCGTGAAGAGGCGGGCGAACTGCTCGGTCTTCGCCCGGCCGCCCATGGCGGCGGTGACCTGCTCGTAGTACCTGATCGTTCCCTGGGAAGGGATCAGCTGGTCGGCCAGGCCGTGCCAGAGAAGCAGTTTGCCGCCGGCGCCACGGAAGGCGCTCAGGTCGGGGTCGTCCGTGCCGACCACGGGGCCCCACTCCTGACGGGAGCGGTCGAAGTAGTGGGTGAAGTCGGCCGTGGTCAGGCGGTGCCAGTCGAAAGACGGGTCCTTCGCCAGCCAGTAGGTGAACCAGCCCGACGCGAGGGGCGTCGGGACTCCGTCGCCGTTCGCGGTGGCGGCGAGTCTGGCGAACGAGGCGCCGGGCAGGATTCCGTACCACAAGCGGCGACCGTCCGGGCGTCGCGGCCCGTCCCAGATCTTTTTCACCACGGCCGCGTCCTTGGCCGTGATCGTGCCGCAGGGGGTCACGGTGCCGACCAGCGAGGTGGGGTTGAAGCGGCAGGTCCGGGGGTCCGCGATGACGCCGTCGGTCACACCGTCGCGACTGTCGCACGCTGCTGTGACCGCCTTGTTGACCGCGTCGAACTTGCACGAGGGCACGAAGTCGTCGAGCTCGTGCATCACGACTTGGGGCCACATCGCCGCGGGGAGGAACCGGTCCGCCTGGATCGCCGGCGCGCCGGCCAGGATGCCGTCGTAGTCGCGGGGCTGGACCTGCGCTTCCTGGAGACCTTCCCTGCCGCCGTTCGAGCAGCCGTTCCAGTACGAGTAGGTGGGCGACTTCCCGTAGAACGCCTGGGTGACGGCCTTGCCCTTGACAGTCGTCTCGTGCAGCGCACGCGAGATGAAGTCGTTGATCAGGGACGCGTTCATGCCGGTCGGGGACCAGGCCCACGAGGCGTCGCTGGAGTCGGCGGTATGACCGGAGTCGGAACCCGCGGCGGCGTAACCGGCCTTCGCCGCGCTCTCCGTGTCCGGGATGGAGCCGTCGAAGCCACCGCCTCCCACCCCTTGGAAGCGCCCGTTCCAGGTGCCGACGGGCAGTGACACGCGCATGTGGATGTTCTGGGGAACCAGCAGTTCGACGTTGCAGATCACCGGAGTGGCGGTGGTCTGCGAGGCGCTGGTGACCGTCGTGCCGTCCGGAAAGCGCAGAGCCGTGAGGCTCTCGCAGGACCGGACCGGCCGGCCGGAGCCCACGGTGTCGGCTGCACTCGCCCCGTGGACCGGCATGGCGCAGAGCCCTGCCGCGAGGATCAGAGATCCTGAGATCGCGAGCCGGCGGCGGACGGGGCCTCGCGGGGATGGTGCATGCTCGGCGTTGCCGGCTGAAGACTTCCACTTCATGCCCGCTCACCTCCCTCTTTCTTTCTTGGCTGGGCGGATGGGGCCGGTCAGCGGTCGGCCGGCTCGTGGATGTCGGAGGGGATCGGGCCGGCGTACAGTGCGGCGATGTCCGCGTCGTACTTCTCGGCGACCTTCTGCCGCTTGAGCTTCAAGGTGGCGGTGAGTTCATCGCTCGTCGCGTCCCAGTACGCGGGAATCACCCGGAAGCGCTTGACCTGCTCCACGCGTGCCAGCCGGCTGTTGCCCTCGGCCACCGCGGCTCGCAAGGCGTCGATCAGCAGGGGGTTGCGGGCCAGGGAGCGCGGGTCCGGCTGCAGCCCGTACTCGGCGGCGAAGGCCGCCGCGGCCTCGGCGTCCAGGACGAGCAGCGCGGTGATGTAGGGGCGGCTGTCGCCGATGGCCACAGCGGTGCCGATCAGGGGACTGGCGGTGGTGAGGGCCGTCTCGACCGTGACGGGCGAGATGTTCTTGCCCCCTTCGTTGATGATCAGGTCCTTCTTGCGGTCGACGATGGTCAGGTAGTCGTCCGCGTCGGACACGATGACGTCGCCGGTGTGGAACCAGCCGTCTCGGTCGAAGGCTTCGCGGGTCCGGTCGGGGTCGTTGCGGTATCCCTTCGCCACCGACGGCCCCCGCACCAGGAGTTCGCCGTCGGCGGCCCGGCATGCTTCCAGGCCGGGCAGCAGCATGCCGATGGTGCCGAAGCGTGCCCGCGCGGGCGGGCTGACGGCACCGAAGCAGCTCAGCTCGGACATGCCCCAGCCCTCGCAGATGGGGACGCCGAGCGCCGCGAAGAATTCGAGGGTCGCCGGCGGCGTGGGGGCCGCGCCGGTCACCGCCCACCGCACCTGGTCCAGCCCCAGACGGGACCGCAGGGCGGACAGGACACCGGCGTCCGCCTCGGCATACGCGGCGGCGAGCTCGTCATCTACCGGCATGCCCGCCTGCAGCAGGCGCGTACGCCTGAGGCCTGTCTCCAGCGCCGCCCCGACAGCCCCCCGCCGGGTCGTGTCCGGCTCGTTCTCGATACCGAGCTCCATGGCCTGCCTGATCTTGTTCCAGACCCTGGGAACAGCGCACCAGATCGTCGGCCGGCAGTCCGGCAGCGCCTTGCCGATCTCCTTGATGTCGGGCACCACCGTGACCTGCACACCGAAGATCGCCTGTGCGTACAGACAGGTGAAGCGGTCGACGACATGCGCGGAAGGGAGGTAGGAGGTGGTCCGGTCGCCGAAGCGGAAGTCCAGTACTTGTGCCACTCCCGCGGCCTGGGCGAGCACGTTGGCGTGCGTGATCTCGACGCCCTTCGATGGGCCGGTCGTGCCCGAGGTGTAGATCAGGGTGAGCACGTCGTCCGGCTGGACGGCCCGCCAGGCCGCGTCGAAGTCGAACGAGGTATTCGCCCGGCCTCGAGCGCGGAGGATTTCCAGGCTGAGGGTGCCTGCCGCCGGCTTCGCCTCTTCGCCGTCCACCAGGATGAGGTGCTCGAGGGCCACACCGGATTCTCGGACGACGGGGAGGTACTGGGTCTCGCACACCATCACCCTGCTTCCGGAATTGCGCAAGACGTGGGCGAGTTGGGCGGCCGGCAGGGTGTTGTAGACGGAGAACGGGATGGCGCCCAGATGCTGGGCCGCGAGGTCGACGGGGAAGAACTCGACCCGGTTGGTCATCAGCAGTGCGACGGTGTCACCACGCCTGACTCCGAGCTCGGCCAGTCCGGCCGCCAGGAGGCGCACGTCCTCGGCGAGGGCCCGCCAGGTGACGGTGCGCGTCGCGCCCACGGTGCGCAGAGCCACCGTGTCGGGCGCGACGGCTGCCGTGCGCTGGAAGGCATCGCACAGCGTGGCGGGTATGGGGGTGAGGTCGGTCATCTGGCTCGGTTCCCGTCGATCGGCTCGTACCGGAACTCACACTCGACAGGCCCGACGCGCACCTGTACGGCGGCGCCGGCAAAGCCGCGGCGTGAGCGCTCGGGTTCGACGACGGCAACGCTAGGCATCCGTGGTGCGCAGGGCATCGGGCATGACACCCAACAAAGCGGCCGATGCGCTGTGATCGGATCACACCGCCTTGGAGGGAAGTGATCGGGCCTCCACCGGTTGAGGTGATCGGGTCACCCCCCGGAGCCGCACCCGAACAGTTTGATCGCGATCAGCAACTGCTGGAGGTCGGTGAGTCTGCGCAGGTCGCACCCCGTCCGTTCCTCGACACGAGCCAGACGGTGATGTGCGGTGTTGATGTGGACACCGAGTCTCTGGGCTGCGGCCTTCACGTTCAGATCGCAGGCCGCGTACTCCTCCACGGTTCTGATCAGGATGCCGTCCGTCCGGGAGTCGTCGGTCA contains these protein-coding regions:
- a CDS encoding dipeptide/oligopeptide/nickel ABC transporter permease/ATP-binding protein — its product is MSTAPSNATPARDQGDRPDPAEAAASGRSPLRRLLRDPQAVISAGILLVIVALGLLTPLITDHGPNQASLEAINADAGSHGYLLGGDKSGRDIFARLLSSVNTSVVAALIGTGIALAIGVAFGLIGGYYDRRLRAVTEWVFSLVMTFPGLLLLIVLLPVTNGDYRVTMMIFGVLLSPGVYRLVRNLVLGVRNELYVDAARVSGLPDRRILSRHILYTVRGPVVIATAFLAGASIGVQSGLAFLGVGPSTVPSFGAMIADGFTNFYEEPLQFLWPSLTLGVITASLVLLGNSLRDVLEGGRPGPSRITAPAPRPATGLTTGAGPPGLLTVEDLALAYPTSSGELKEVVSGVTLSLEAGETLGLVGESGSGKTQTAFAILGVLPAEAVVTRGSVRLDGRELLGLSERELCNVRGRAVAYVPQEPMSNLDPSSTVGSQLVEGIRTATPMSRREAGERALALLDRVGISDPRRVFASYPHQISGGMAQRVLIAGAVASRPSLLIADEPTTALDVTVQAEILDLLRDLRKELNMALLLVTHDFGVVADSCDRVAVMRQGEIVETGDVLDLFTAPGHPYTRTLLDSLPDEHSMRTDQPGVADESWQKETR
- a CDS encoding ATP-binding cassette domain-containing protein — translated: MTAPLLDLSGLRVTYPGRGFRARPHEVLHGVSLLAREGETLGIVGESGSGKTTLGRAVLGLVTPSGGHVRFRGRDITHASRKERRALARDIQVVFQDPYSSLNPALAVGDILSEPLTTQGATTREARARIAELLDQVGLPKDAARRLPREFSGGQRQRVAIARALASEPSLIVCDEPVSALDLTTRARVLDLFVDIQRRTSVAYLFISHDLAVIRHVSHRVSVMRGGEIVETGDAGQVTSLPRHPYTQMLLLAAPVPDPVAQRERREERHRLLARERAETGAVRRVEQGTDPGQFGS
- the uidA gene encoding beta-glucuronidase — translated: MLKPLSTATRELVNLDGLWDFAVGTAAGEHPWTGPLDTRLEAAVPASYNDLFTDSAIRDHVGWVWYQRLVRVPRGWSDERVMLRLDAATHEGRVYVDDTLVAEHVGGYTPFEANITEHVAAGQEFRLTIGVNNELTNLTIPPGTITITEDGRRQQKYHHDFYNYAGLARSVWLHSVPRVHIEDITVVPGLDSTTGTVEYEIGTSAPAAVRVRVLDAAGTEVAAGEGASGTLSIEDVTPWRPGAAYLYDLVAEIVDGEAVRDTYHQAFGVRTVEVRGTKFLINGEPFYFTGFGKHEDTPVRGKGHDDAYLVHDFQLMEWLGANSFRTTHYPYAEEVLDFADRHGIVVIDETAAVGLNLAVQGGLTGRPHPPTYSDDTLNDDTRAAHAQAIRELIGRDKNHPSVVMWCVANEPSTHEDGARDYFEPLVELTRKLDPTRPVCSTASLLTTHENDRIADLFDVVCLNRYYGWYIANGDLVTAEALMDSELRAWVEKLGKPILMTEYGADTLPGLHSVWDQPWTEEYQVAHLAAHHRAFDRCDAVVGEHVWNFADFQTSPGIHRVDGNRKGVFTRDRRPKAAAHALRARWISLSGHKPSNDA
- a CDS encoding tannase/feruloyl esterase family alpha/beta hydrolase — protein: MPVHGASAADTVGSGRPVRSCESLTALRFPDGTTVTSASQTTATPVICNVELLVPQNIHMRVSLPVGTWNGRFQGVGGGGFDGSIPDTESAAKAGYAAAGSDSGHTADSSDASWAWSPTGMNASLINDFISRALHETTVKGKAVTQAFYGKSPTYSYWNGCSNGGREGLQEAQVQPRDYDGILAGAPAIQADRFLPAAMWPQVVMHELDDFVPSCKFDAVNKAVTAACDSRDGVTDGVIADPRTCRFNPTSLVGTVTPCGTITAKDAAVVKKIWDGPRRPDGRRLWYGILPGASFARLAATANGDGVPTPLASGWFTYWLAKDPSFDWHRLTTADFTHYFDRSRQEWGPVVGTDDPDLSAFRGAGGKLLLWHGLADQLIPSQGTIRYYEQVTAAMGGRAKTEQFARLFTAPGVGHCRGGSGAAPADPLAALVKWVEHGKAPSTLRAENGPMSRPLCRWPAVARYDGHGSTNDAANFRCSGRQ
- a CDS encoding AMP-binding protein, whose translation is MTDLTPIPATLCDAFQRTAAVAPDTVALRTVGATRTVTWRALAEDVRLLAAGLAELGVRRGDTVALLMTNRVEFFPVDLAAQHLGAIPFSVYNTLPAAQLAHVLRNSGSRVMVCETQYLPVVRESGVALEHLILVDGEEAKPAAGTLSLEILRARGRANTSFDFDAAWRAVQPDDVLTLIYTSGTTGPSKGVEITHANVLAQAAGVAQVLDFRFGDRTTSYLPSAHVVDRFTCLYAQAIFGVQVTVVPDIKEIGKALPDCRPTIWCAVPRVWNKIRQAMELGIENEPDTTRRGAVGAALETGLRRTRLLQAGMPVDDELAAAYAEADAGVLSALRSRLGLDQVRWAVTGAAPTPPATLEFFAALGVPICEGWGMSELSCFGAVSPPARARFGTIGMLLPGLEACRAADGELLVRGPSVAKGYRNDPDRTREAFDRDGWFHTGDVIVSDADDYLTIVDRKKDLIINEGGKNISPVTVETALTTASPLIGTAVAIGDSRPYITALLVLDAEAAAAFAAEYGLQPDPRSLARNPLLIDALRAAVAEGNSRLARVEQVKRFRVIPAYWDATSDELTATLKLKRQKVAEKYDADIAALYAGPIPSDIHEPADR